AAAACAATGTCTTTCAAAGCAGTGTTGTTTCTTTAGATGGCGAAAGCACTGATGGAGGCCTTTCCTCTTATGCCAGATGTGGAATTTGACACCACCAAAAAGGCaatgaaagatgaaagaaaagctCTGGGTCTTCATATCCTTGAAGCATCAGGTTAATAATATGTACcctatgatatatatatatatagatatagatatagatatatatagatatatatatatagatagatatatagatatatatagatatatatagatatagatatatatagatatatagatatatatagatatatagatatatatatagatatatatatatatagatatatatatatatagatatatatatatatatagatatatagatatatatagatatatatatagatatatatagatatatatatatatatatatatatatatatatatatatatatatatatatatatatatagatatagatatatagatatatagatatatagatatatagatatatagatatatagatatatagatatatatatatagatatatatatatagatatatatatatagatatatatatagatagatatatatagatagatatatatatagatagatatatatagatagatatatatatatagatatatatagatagatatatagatatatagatatatagatatatatatatatagatatatatatatatatatatatatatatatagatatatatatatatagatatatatatatatagatatatatatatatagatatatatatatatatatatatatatatatatatatatatatatatatatagatatatatatatatatagatatatatatatagatatatatatatagatatatatatatatagatatatatatatatagatatatatatatatagatatatatatatatagatatatatatatagatatatatatatagatatatatatatatagatatatatagatatatatatatatatatatctatatatatatagatatagatatatatatagatatagatatatatatatagatatagatatagatatatatatagatatatatatagatatatacacacacacacacacacacacacacatacatatacatacacatacatatatacacacacacacacacacacatatatacacacacacacacacacacatatatacacacacacacatagctcaaaaaaataaagggaaacatcctagatctgaatgagtgaaatattctcattgaatactttgttctgtacagagttgaatgtgctgacaacaaaaatcacacaaaaatcatcaatggaaatcaaatttattaaccaatggaggcctggatttggagtcacacacaaaattaaagtgaaaaaacacactacaggctgatccaactgaTTTAATGTCCTTaacacaagtcaaaatgaggctcagtattgtgtgtggcctccacgtgcctgtatgacctccctacaacacctgggcatgctcctgatgaggtggcggatggtctcctgagggatctcctcccagacctggattaaagcatctgccaactcTTGGatagtctgtggtgcaacgtgacgttggtggatggagcgagacatgatgtcccagatgtgctcaattggattcaggtctggggaacgggcgggccagtccatagcttcaatgccttcatcttgcaggaactgctgacacactccagccacatgaggtctagcattgtcctgcattaggaggaacccagggccaactgcaccagcatctcacaaggggtctgaggatctcatctcggtacctgatggcagtcatgctacctctggggagcacatggagggctgtgcggccctccaaagaaatgccaccccacaccattactgacccactgccaaaccggtcatgctgaaggatgttgcaggcagcagatcgcgctccacggcgtctccagactctgtcacatctgtcacatgtgctcagtgtgaacctgctttcatctgtgaagagcacagggcgccagtggcgaatttgccaatcccggtgttctctggcaaataaCAAGCGTCTTGCACgttgttgggctgtgagcacaacccccatctgtggatgtcgggccctcttaccatcctcatggagtcggtttctaaccgtttgtgcaaacacatgcacatttgtggcctgctggaggtcattttgcagggctctggcagtgctcctcctgttcctccttgcacaaaggcagaggtagcggtcctgctgctgggttgttgccctcctacggcctcctccacgtctcctggtgtactggcctgtctcctggtagcgcctccagcctctggacactacgctgacagacacagcaaaccttcttgccacagctcgcattggatgagctgcactacctgagacacttgtgtgggttgtagagtcagtctcatgctaccacaagtgtgaaagcaccaccaacattcaaaagtgaccaaaacatcagccagaaagcctaggtactgagaagtggtctgtggtccccacctgcagaaccactcctttattgagtgtgtcttgctaattgccaataatttccacctgttgtctattccatttgcacaacagcatgtgaaactgattgtcaatcagtgttgcttcctaagtggacagtttgatttcacagaagtttgatttacttggagttatattgtgttgtttaagtgttccctttattttttggagcagtgtgtgtgtgtgtatatacatacataaactTCATAATACAATTCATCAtaatatttggtttatttcctAATTTGATTACAGTGTTCGATGACCAGACTTGCTGTGCAATGTGTGCTGCCTACAAGCCCCCAGTTTCGGGACCTCAAATGACAGACTGGGTGAGAGTATGAGTTGTCAATGTGAAAATCTGAAGCATAAATAAAGAGTAACTCTAGGTACTGATAAAGTCGTAAATAACATATGCCAAGCAAGTACACACCCTACTGTGTGACTGGAGAGGAGTATTTACTGTATTACTATACCGCTAAACATATAcgttttctgttatattttaacAGATCCAGTGCGACAGGTGTGACAAATGGTTTCATGCCCTGTGCCTAGACATCAAAAGCAACCAATATGAAAAGgcaaagagaggcagctggaaaTGTCTGTTGTGCAcgtaataaaaaaatctttctacCCTGTTGAATGTAGTTCAAaagaaataatttgaaattatatgtagaaaataaaactgtacttcGTTTCAATAGCATTAAggctgtgcctcatctgtctagtgtagcagaataattacacacagatttcgagtcagtgggtcacatgacctggaaggtattgaagaaaaatctcaattttggctataaaaaatcctaaaaaatataaaaatgcttaaaatggaaagaaaatgagtgtgcctcatttgtctaatgtagcagaataattacacacagactttgagtcagtgggtcacatgacctggaagctattgaagaaaaatctcaatttttcacatagaaaattgctaaaaatataaaaaggcttaaatggaaagaaaatgagtgtgcctcatctgtctag
This portion of the Archocentrus centrarchus isolate MPI-CPG fArcCen1 chromosome 17, fArcCen1, whole genome shotgun sequence genome encodes:
- the LOC115795886 gene encoding lysine-specific demethylase 5B-B-like, producing MAKALMEAFPLMPDVEFDTTKKAMKDERKALGLHILEASVFDDQTCCAMCAAYKPPVSGPQMTDWIQCDRCDKWFHALCLDIKSNQYEKAKRGSWKCLLCT